The sequence below is a genomic window from Vibrio mangrovi.
TGTTGGCGATACTGTTAAAACACTTTCTCCACGCCCTACACCTGCTTCTAATGCTGCAAATTGCGCATCACTGAGCGAATACTGTTCATCTTCTTTAAAAACCAAGTGTTCCAACGCAAGATCTGATAAACCATGCTCTTCAGGCAGTTCAAACTTCATTGTTATATTCTCTTTGTTATCTTGTACTGAAATTCAAAAAGGCGTTCAAGGAAGTATCTAGGGTCTTTGTAAGCTTTCACATAATTTACGAACTTCCGCTTAGGGCCTTTGAATAATCAATCAGTTGATGTCCGTTGGGGCGACAGCGCATACTCGGGTGGTACCGTATAACGTGTAGTCCAATTGCCGACTACTGGCGATAATTTGGGGAACCAAAATTCGTGACAGTACGAGGTCAATTGGAACGCCCTGTTAGCTTTCATTTCACACAGCCCACACATCTAACCTAACTATATTAAAAGCGATATATTCACCTATTAAACTTTCATCGCTTATCTCAAATGGCTCATTTATTTGAACGCTACCGCACGAAACAACAACCGGATCAACGGACTTTATGAATCCATAGGCTTTGTAACTCCATCCGCCAGTACAAGACAATTCTTCTATACAATCTGGATTGCCATCAAATATCTGCTCAAAAGTTTCATCTTCATCATCAATCCCAACTGAAAGCTCAACATCAATAATCTCACCCTCAGTCACAGCCTTTTGATACCCGATACAATCCATAGCCTCATATACTTTACCTTCGATTTCGAGGTATGTTGGCAACCCTTCTTCATCCGCTACTTTTATTATCTTTGCTATCATATGTAGAAATTACCACCTGAAAGCTAACGCCTTGCTCATCGGGCCACCGAAGCAGAGCATTTTTTGTGATAAAGTGATCGTAGCGAGCCACAAAAAATGCGGAACGAAGGTGGGTCCGGTGCAGCAATTTGTTATGTGCGTGGCTGTAGACCAAACCTCTTAAAGTGGCTTAACGTTAGTAGCACAAGGACCTTTTTGACCTTGCCCCACTACATATTCAACTTTCTGACCATCCCTAAGTGATTTACGACCGCTAGCCTGTATTTCTGAGTGATGAACAAACAAATCTTTGCTGCCATCATCAGGTGTAATAAATCCGAATCCTTTATCGTCATTGAACCACTTAACTGTACCTTTACTCATGCTCTCTATATTCTCTATTTGGGTGAGTTTTAAATTACCAGTATCGCTATCACCATTACGAAACTAGTATTTTGAATCGATCGCCATAGTTCTCGGACACATAACAGTATCTTTTAATCAGATACTGTCTGCATAAGTCTGGCAGAAAACACCGAATTCAGGCCCATATCAATTTGTTTTATCTCACAAAACCATATGAAAAAAGTGACAATTACAGACCGTGTCTATCTAACTCTTCATACAAAACTAAATACATAGTCGACCATGAATCACAATAGATCAACAAATGATAAGAGAAACGCATCCAAAACCTATAGAACTAAAATAAGGACACCCGCCCTAATCAATCTCTCATCATCATGCAATCAGTCTGACCATTGATGACCAACAAAGTTGAACTCACTCGGAATAAGCTGTTGAATCGGTTTCCTATCTCGCCTCAGTCCACCACGATAAGACGCACGTTTCATCATCCCGAGAGTATCCATGACAACTGCCCGCTCACAACTGATTTGCCCCGAGGTCACGCCCTACTATCACATCGTCTCCCGCTGTGTCCGCCGCTCATTTTTATGTGGTTACGATAGTTATAGTGGTAAATCCTATGAGCATCGCCGTGACTGGGTGGAATCGCGTATATTCACATTAGCTTCTATTTACTGTATTGGAATCTGCTCTCATGCAGTGATGAGTAACCATTACCATATGGTCGTCTATATCGATAAAAAGAAAGCTATCTCTCTTTCTGACCATGAGGTCATTGAACGATGGGGACAAGAGCATCAACTCCCCCGGCTCATTCAGCGTCTTCTCGCCGGCCAGCTGATTTCTCAAGCTGAACGTGATTCCTGCACCGAACTCATTGATACCTGGCGTCACCGCCTGTATTCCCTCAGTTGTTTTATGCAAGAGCTCAATTACGAGATTGCCGTCCGCGCTAACAAAGAAGACCAGTGCAAAGGGCGATTCTGGGAAGGACGGTTTAAATCTCAGGCTTTACTCGATGAGAAGGCCCTGTTAGCAGCAATGGCCTATGTTGACCTCAATCCGGTCAGGGCGAACATGGCTGACACACCCGAGCAGTCTGAGTACACTTCGATTAAAGCCCGACTGACCTCACTGGAGCAAGGAAAAACCGAAACCCACGGTTTAGTGAATTTCATCGGCTACGAACATCAGGATAAACCCCAAGGCATTCCTTTCCGGCTGATGGATTATATCGAATTGGTCGACTGGGTCGGGCGGCAAATCAGGGAAGATAAACGGGGCTATATTAACCAACGCCTGCCCAATATTCTCATGCGGTTGTCCCTACCTCAGCAGGAATGCCTCAAACTCTGCACCGAGCTGGAAAAGAAACCCAGGCTCTGGATTGGCTCAGCTAAACGGCTTAATCTCGCGAAACAACAGCTCAAAAAGCAGAGAATCCTCGGGATTCATATTTCCTGAACAATACTGTTCAATATCAATTCACTTTCTGACATTCGTCATCCATTCAAACCGATGATTCATCTTTATCGGCCCGCAAAACTGCTCTTAATCATTTAATAACCCGACATAAAATCGAGCAAAAAAATAGCTCACCTCAAGAGCTAGCTTAGAAAAAACAGAACGACTTCAACCTCTGAACGAATCTACTCCTAAGGTGCGTGTCCTGTTTCTCCTCTGAACAAACCCACTCCTGAGGTGCGTGTCCTGTTTCTGTTTCTCTTTCTCTGTTTCTCTTTCTGTTTCTCTTCTTTCTTGACCGCTACACAGTAATTTTTAAGTTAGCAGCTTCGGGTTTCACATTAAGCCAGGTTTGGTAGCCATAAAGCGATCTCTGGCGCTATACAGATAATTAGTGCTGCCATGCACATTAACAGAAAGAACGGAAATGAAGCTTTCGCAACCTGACCTATTTTTTCACCAGTGAGTCCCTGTAAAACAAATAAATTAAAACCTACGGGCGGAGTAATTTGCCCCAGCTCCACCATAATCACTAAAAAGACACCAAACCATAAAGGATCAAAGCCAGCCTGAATAACGATCGGAAGCGTAATCGGTAAGCTCATAACCGTAATAGATATTCCATCTAAAAACAGGCCTAACACGATATAAAACAAAGCCAATGCAATCAGTAACATTGCCGGAGTAAACTGCTTTTCTGCAATCCAACTTGCTAGTTCTGACGGTAAATGTAAGTATCCCATTGCTGTTGAAAGCATCGCGGCACTCACCATAATACTGCACACCATTGTGGAACTCTGAATGGTCGCTATCAGTGAGGACACAATGACGTTTTTATCTAATTGTTTTTCTATTAATAACAGTAACAACGTTGCAAACACACCTACAGCCGCAGCTTCAGACGGTGTAGCGATGCCAGAATAAATTGCGCCAAGTACAACAACGATTAATAGGAATATAGGGAATAGATAACCTAAGCTTTGATAAATAGTAATATCACAAGTTGTTTCTTTAGGTGCCAGATGAGGCCGAATAGAAGCACATATCATCAAGTATCCGGAGTACAGAAAAGCAATTAAAAACCCCGGTAAAATGCCAGCCATAAATAACTTGCTAATAGAAACTTCAGCCTGAATACCATAAACAATCATGACGATTGACGGTGGTATCAACAGCCCCAAACTACCAGCCCCAGCCAAAGAACCAATCGACAGTTGGCGATCATAGCCACGTTGTTTCAGCTCTGAAGTTGTAATTTTA
It includes:
- a CDS encoding cold-shock protein; the encoded protein is MSKGTVKWFNDDKGFGFITPDDGSKDLFVHHSEIQASGRKSLRDGQKVEYVVGQGQKGPCATNVKPL
- a CDS encoding transposase, whose translation is MTTARSQLICPEVTPYYHIVSRCVRRSFLCGYDSYSGKSYEHRRDWVESRIFTLASIYCIGICSHAVMSNHYHMVVYIDKKKAISLSDHEVIERWGQEHQLPRLIQRLLAGQLISQAERDSCTELIDTWRHRLYSLSCFMQELNYEIAVRANKEDQCKGRFWEGRFKSQALLDEKALLAAMAYVDLNPVRANMADTPEQSEYTSIKARLTSLEQGKTETHGLVNFIGYEHQDKPQGIPFRLMDYIELVDWVGRQIREDKRGYINQRLPNILMRLSLPQQECLKLCTELEKKPRLWIGSAKRLNLAKQQLKKQRILGIHIS
- a CDS encoding TRAP transporter large permease translates to MDILFTSLGVIAILFVVLGSGLWVFAGLAIVAFSSLVVFAGMPIERVGLILSRILFRAGNSWELSAIPLFIFMGELIFRSDISNRLFKGLEPWTRIIPGGILHTNVVGCALFAAVSGSSSATTATIGKITTSELKQRGYDRQLSIGSLAGAGSLGLLIPPSIVMIVYGIQAEVSISKLFMAGILPGFLIAFLYSGYLMICASIRPHLAPKETTCDITIYQSLGYLFPIFLLIVVVLGAIYSGIATPSEAAAVGVFATLLLLLIEKQLDKNVIVSSLIATIQSSTMVCSIMVSAAMLSTAMGYLHLPSELASWIAEKQFTPAMLLIALALFYIVLGLFLDGISITVMSLPITLPIVIQAGFDPLWFGVFLVIMVELGQITPPVGFNLFVLQGLTGEKIGQVAKASFPFFLLMCMAALIICIAPEIALWLPNLA